In one window of Pseudodesulfovibrio sediminis DNA:
- the torT gene encoding TMAO reductase system periplasmic protein TorT — MKSISYDAYSLRWSLAVVLFLFLSLIPTPAEAQETAWWPLQVKSYYGRYDTRQKQAGHASASLNSPKLEEWVPPPPPDTPITLGVCLPHMKDAYWVALNFGIIDEARRLGVGIRLVEAGGYDNLQTQISQMRQLERDGVDAIILSAISYTDNNQSIARTVARSIPVIEVVNDVLAPAVTAKAMVSFYEMGYFAGEFVAEQAETAGLQSVSIAFFPGPAGSGWAPESLIGFKEAMRHFPGPVEIRDVVWGDTGHDTQRKLIEWSQEKTGPVDYIVGNAVAAAEAPAALARLGRQGTTQVVSTYITPTLYDSLSRGDVAASPSDLTIFQGRMAVDMCVRVLRGEIPGKDFPFRSGPFSPMITPDNIASYPYEGLFGPRGYVPIFNLDPAH; from the coding sequence ATGAAATCCATTTCTTACGATGCATATTCACTCCGATGGAGCCTGGCCGTAGTCCTGTTCCTTTTCCTGAGCCTGATCCCCACCCCTGCCGAAGCTCAGGAAACAGCGTGGTGGCCTCTCCAGGTCAAAAGTTATTACGGCCGATATGACACAAGACAAAAGCAGGCGGGTCATGCTTCAGCCAGTCTCAACAGCCCCAAACTGGAAGAATGGGTTCCCCCACCCCCGCCAGACACGCCCATCACGCTGGGGGTGTGCCTTCCTCATATGAAAGATGCGTACTGGGTAGCCCTAAATTTCGGCATCATCGACGAAGCCCGCAGGCTCGGCGTCGGCATACGGCTGGTCGAAGCGGGCGGCTACGACAACCTGCAGACCCAGATCAGCCAGATGCGCCAACTGGAGCGCGATGGTGTGGATGCCATCATTCTCAGCGCGATCAGCTACACCGACAACAACCAGAGCATCGCCAGAACCGTTGCCCGGTCCATCCCTGTCATAGAGGTCGTCAATGACGTCCTCGCTCCGGCCGTCACAGCCAAAGCCATGGTTTCCTTTTATGAGATGGGCTATTTTGCCGGCGAATTCGTTGCCGAACAGGCTGAGACGGCCGGACTGCAATCGGTCTCCATCGCTTTTTTTCCAGGCCCGGCCGGCTCTGGCTGGGCTCCCGAGAGTCTGATTGGATTCAAGGAAGCCATGCGCCACTTTCCCGGCCCCGTGGAAATCAGGGATGTGGTGTGGGGCGATACCGGCCATGACACCCAACGCAAACTGATCGAGTGGAGCCAAGAAAAAACCGGCCCCGTGGACTATATCGTCGGAAATGCCGTGGCAGCGGCAGAAGCTCCGGCAGCGCTGGCGAGACTGGGCAGACAGGGAACAACACAGGTCGTTTCCACGTATATCACGCCCACACTCTATGACAGTCTCAGCAGAGGGGACGTGGCAGCCTCTCCGTCCGACTTAACCATCTTTCAAGGCCGCATGGCCGTGGACATGTGTGTCCGCGTACTCAGGGGAGAAATCCCGGGCAAGGACTTTCCGTTCCGTTCCGGCCCGTTCAGCCCCATGATCACGCCCGACAACATCGCCAGCTATCCCTATGAAGGACTCTTCGGTCCCAGAGGATATGTTCCGATTTTCAACCTTGACCCGGCACACTAA
- a CDS encoding DUF4390 domain-containing protein, which yields MSTNVRGRLLPLFLTIFVVLFWVGPVLAQTLTLTAPSLANVRGRLTARFGVSVAELPVLKGELMDGDVLVLKCRVGLYKDSAYWLDDEISMAYFWSSVKYDTATNEFVMKLASEEALLRGSDLGQLLARGWSKLEIQLGSWALLDRGQKYSLKIDTSLKEQGAHEGLMRYVFFWDWESGSDNSFQLDFTY from the coding sequence ATGAGTACCAATGTTCGAGGGCGGTTGCTGCCGCTCTTCCTGACGATATTCGTCGTTCTTTTTTGGGTGGGGCCGGTTTTGGCCCAGACGTTGACCCTGACAGCCCCTTCTCTGGCCAATGTGCGTGGCAGGCTGACGGCTCGTTTCGGTGTTTCCGTTGCCGAACTGCCTGTTCTCAAGGGGGAGTTGATGGACGGGGATGTGCTTGTGCTCAAATGCCGCGTGGGCTTATACAAGGACAGCGCCTATTGGCTGGACGATGAAATTTCCATGGCCTACTTCTGGAGTTCGGTAAAATACGACACCGCCACCAACGAGTTTGTGATGAAACTGGCCTCTGAAGAGGCGCTTTTGCGCGGCTCTGATCTTGGTCAGTTGCTGGCCAGGGGGTGGAGCAAGCTCGAAATACAGCTCGGGTCATGGGCGTTGCTCGACCGGGGGCAGAAATACAGTCTCAAGATCGACACCAGTCTGAAAGAGCAGGGCGCCCACGAGGGACTCATGCGCTATGTTTTCTTTTGGGACTGGGAATCCGGTTCAGACAATTCCTTTCAGCTGGACTTCACGTACTAG
- a CDS encoding sensor histidine kinase codes for MTPDPIRISPTTHRDKRRRKREYIFALIFLVLILGLTWAELKYLSGDYYLILNLLILNVVLLLAMLFYVARNAVRLILDRRRKVLGSKLRTRLVLAFISLSLIPTALIYLVSVKFVQTSVDYWFKGQVEESMEQALELGRAFYGSAQDRLERRGSVMIDEIVKQNYAWGGKSMDNYLSRKFDEYDLSLVGVINPEGNEQNAHATAQWSQAWPEIKEKIDWQSLKADPRSWTTIIPKPGSDLVLGVTPVDQGESGYLVIGETVGQGLLHRLDQIVRGLDEYKKLKTRKYPWKMNLYLTLGVMALLIILGAIWFGFRLAKELSAPVQALAAGTERIGRGDLSVRLEDRSDDELGFLVQSFNRMAEDLEQSQESVQQANERLAQQNQELERRGQYIEAVLNNITSGVISMDAEGRIGTVNTAAEKILGIPGALLIGKISHHLLSGDFAKMMEDALSQLSAKAGGWQHQLDLPVRGKTIKVLVNVVSLTNVGGREAGHVAVFEDITELEKIQRLAAWREVARRIAHEIKNPLTPIKLSAQRLQRKYGPGIGESTFDECTGLIVNQVERLQNMVAEFSAYAKLPEVQPQPDYLAPLLEEVTGMFKNTHLNIDWNLTFDTPIAELQFDRESIRKVLINLLTNAAEALKGGKDGRVDINASHDIKAGKVIITVADNGPGLPKDSSRLFEPYYTEKRGGTGLGLTIVRSIISDHGGTVSARSGADGGTVFVIELPDT; via the coding sequence GTGACGCCTGATCCCATACGCATCAGCCCGACCACGCACCGGGACAAGCGACGGCGTAAAAGAGAATACATCTTTGCCCTGATTTTTCTGGTGCTTATTCTCGGTCTGACTTGGGCCGAGCTCAAATATCTGAGTGGTGATTACTATCTCATCCTGAACCTGCTCATCCTCAACGTGGTGCTGTTGCTGGCCATGTTGTTTTATGTGGCCCGGAACGCGGTTCGACTCATCCTGGATCGCCGCCGCAAGGTGCTTGGTTCCAAGCTCAGAACCCGTCTTGTTCTGGCCTTTATCTCCCTTTCGCTCATACCCACCGCCCTCATCTATCTGGTCTCCGTGAAGTTCGTGCAGACCTCGGTGGACTATTGGTTCAAGGGGCAGGTGGAGGAATCCATGGAGCAGGCGCTCGAACTCGGGCGTGCGTTCTACGGCTCGGCGCAGGATCGTCTGGAACGGCGCGGCTCCGTCATGATCGATGAGATCGTCAAGCAGAATTATGCCTGGGGCGGCAAGTCCATGGACAACTATCTGAGCAGAAAATTTGACGAATACGACCTCAGTCTGGTGGGAGTCATCAATCCGGAGGGCAATGAGCAGAACGCCCATGCCACGGCGCAATGGAGTCAGGCATGGCCCGAGATCAAGGAAAAGATCGACTGGCAGTCCCTCAAGGCGGACCCGCGTTCGTGGACCACGATCATACCCAAGCCGGGCAGTGATCTTGTCCTTGGCGTCACCCCTGTGGATCAGGGGGAGTCAGGGTATCTGGTCATCGGTGAAACCGTGGGGCAGGGGTTGCTGCATCGGCTCGATCAGATCGTGCGCGGTCTGGATGAATACAAGAAGCTCAAGACGCGCAAATACCCGTGGAAAATGAATCTCTATCTGACGCTCGGGGTCATGGCCCTGCTCATTATTCTGGGTGCCATCTGGTTTGGATTCCGGCTTGCCAAGGAGCTGTCTGCCCCGGTGCAGGCCTTGGCGGCAGGAACGGAGCGTATCGGACGCGGTGATCTTTCCGTGCGCCTGGAGGACCGGTCCGATGACGAACTCGGTTTTTTGGTGCAGTCCTTCAACCGTATGGCCGAAGATCTGGAACAATCCCAGGAGTCCGTGCAGCAGGCCAATGAACGGCTGGCCCAACAGAATCAGGAGTTGGAGCGGCGCGGACAATATATCGAGGCCGTGCTCAACAATATCACCTCCGGCGTTATTTCCATGGACGCAGAAGGGCGTATCGGGACAGTCAATACTGCGGCCGAAAAGATTCTCGGCATCCCGGGTGCGCTGCTGATCGGCAAGATTTCCCATCACCTGCTTTCCGGCGATTTTGCCAAGATGATGGAGGACGCCCTGAGCCAGCTTTCGGCCAAGGCGGGAGGCTGGCAGCATCAACTGGATCTTCCTGTTCGCGGCAAGACGATCAAGGTGCTGGTCAACGTGGTCTCCCTGACCAATGTGGGTGGCCGGGAGGCTGGCCATGTGGCCGTGTTCGAGGATATTACGGAGCTGGAGAAAATCCAGCGGCTGGCGGCCTGGCGTGAGGTCGCCCGGCGCATCGCGCATGAGATCAAGAATCCGCTTACCCCGATCAAGCTTTCGGCCCAGCGACTTCAGCGCAAGTATGGCCCCGGCATCGGCGAGTCCACTTTTGACGAGTGCACCGGTCTCATCGTCAATCAGGTGGAACGGCTGCAGAACATGGTCGCCGAGTTTTCCGCGTATGCCAAGCTGCCGGAAGTGCAGCCGCAGCCGGATTATCTGGCTCCACTGCTGGAAGAAGTCACGGGCATGTTCAAGAATACCCACCTCAACATCGACTGGAATCTCACTTTTGACACGCCCATTGCCGAGCTGCAATTTGATCGCGAGTCCATTCGCAAGGTGCTCATCAATCTGTTGACCAATGCAGCCGAGGCCCTCAAGGGCGGCAAGGACGGGCGCGTGGATATCAATGCCTCCCACGACATAAAGGCGGGCAAGGTCATCATCACGGTGGCTGACAACGGTCCGGGACTGCCCAAGGACTCCTCCCGCCTCTTTGAACCGTACTACACCGAAAAGAGGGGGGGTACCGGTCTTGGGCTGACCATTGTCCGCTCCATCATCTCCGACCATGGGGGGACGGTCAGCGCCCGGTCCGGTGCGGACGGCGGTACCGTATTTGTCATAGAACTCCCGGACACTTGA
- a CDS encoding ABC transporter substrate-binding protein: MSFRHISVLAALLFLLAWSWEGEAHARRPLVMIINSYSLNYSWVRSHNEGLTYVLGADVDLSIHYLDTKRLAPEEYQGNVDRAWAAVQEDRPDVVVLTDDNAIRLLGRRVMDAGIPVVFLGVSENPRVYLDDMKLATGVLERPLFKRSILYFKDILGPTLQRALILFDTSNTSQTIMNSIFKGKRSHMLANTAVEVLLLETFEEWQQAILTVENTGNNIVFAGLYHNLKDANGQHVPSETVIRWTSAHSPVPVFGFWDFSVGKGKAVGGLVNSGRTQGEDAARLVQQILTGTEPKELYPITAENGIFLFSFHELDRWGLVLPYDFHPMTDPVYFVE; this comes from the coding sequence GTGTCGTTTCGTCACATAAGCGTCCTTGCCGCACTTCTTTTCCTCCTGGCGTGGAGCTGGGAGGGGGAGGCGCATGCCCGACGCCCCCTGGTCATGATTATCAACAGTTACAGCCTGAATTACTCATGGGTGAGATCGCATAATGAAGGGCTCACCTATGTGCTTGGGGCAGACGTTGATCTTTCCATCCATTATCTCGACACCAAGCGGCTTGCGCCCGAGGAATATCAGGGCAATGTCGATCGTGCCTGGGCGGCTGTGCAAGAGGACAGACCGGATGTGGTGGTCCTGACCGATGACAATGCGATCCGTTTGCTGGGCAGGCGGGTCATGGATGCCGGCATCCCGGTGGTCTTTCTGGGTGTCAGCGAGAATCCGCGTGTATATCTTGATGACATGAAGCTGGCGACCGGTGTGCTGGAACGGCCATTATTCAAGCGCTCGATCCTTTATTTCAAGGATATCCTGGGGCCAACCCTGCAAAGAGCCCTGATCCTTTTCGATACCAGCAACACGTCGCAAACAATCATGAACAGCATCTTCAAAGGGAAGCGATCCCATATGCTGGCGAACACCGCGGTGGAAGTTCTGCTGTTGGAAACCTTTGAAGAATGGCAGCAGGCTATTTTGACTGTCGAAAATACCGGCAACAACATCGTGTTTGCGGGGTTGTATCACAACCTGAAGGACGCGAACGGACAGCATGTGCCAAGTGAGACCGTTATCCGTTGGACTTCTGCGCATTCACCTGTCCCTGTTTTCGGATTCTGGGACTTCTCAGTGGGCAAGGGCAAGGCCGTGGGCGGTCTGGTGAACTCAGGCAGAACGCAGGGTGAGGATGCGGCCAGGTTGGTCCAGCAAATCCTGACCGGCACAGAACCAAAGGAACTGTACCCCATCACAGCGGAAAATGGGATTTTTCTGTTCAGTTTTCATGAGCTGGACCGTTGGGGCCTTGTTCTTCCCTATGATTTCCATCCGATGACCGATCCTGTGTATTTTGTGGAGTAG
- a CDS encoding TIGR01777 family oxidoreductase, which yields MRAIIAGGTGFIGQQLVRELKEHGWEIVVLSRNPGKVADAFGAGVIGMPWNNGWSSLLGPETTVVNLAGENIAGGRWSAAKKRRILDSRVRAGQQILRTIRQSGKTPYALIQASAVGYYGPCGSSPIDEYANNGTGFLAEVTRAWEASTAELESMGVRRCILRTGMVLGHGGALKKMLLPFKLYMGGSPGTGFQGMSWIHMADQVGAIRFLMENPETSGPYNLTAPGPVSAEKFAHTLGTILERPYKAPVPPFALRLLFGEMADEILLSGQFALPERLIKAGYVFRFPELADALLDILK from the coding sequence ATGCGTGCAATTATTGCCGGGGGAACCGGCTTCATAGGCCAACAGCTTGTCAGGGAACTCAAGGAGCATGGTTGGGAGATCGTGGTCTTGTCGCGCAACCCCGGTAAGGTTGCGGACGCGTTTGGTGCCGGCGTCATCGGCATGCCCTGGAACAACGGCTGGAGCAGTCTGCTCGGGCCGGAAACCACGGTGGTCAATCTGGCAGGCGAGAACATCGCGGGCGGTCGCTGGTCCGCCGCAAAAAAGCGGCGCATACTCGACAGCCGGGTGCGGGCGGGACAGCAGATTCTGCGGACCATCAGGCAGAGCGGCAAGACGCCCTACGCACTCATCCAGGCTTCGGCCGTGGGCTATTATGGTCCGTGCGGTTCTTCTCCCATTGATGAATACGCGAACAACGGGACCGGATTCCTGGCCGAAGTGACCCGTGCATGGGAAGCGTCGACAGCCGAGCTGGAATCCATGGGCGTGCGGAGGTGCATACTTCGCACAGGCATGGTGCTCGGGCATGGTGGAGCACTCAAGAAGATGCTGCTCCCGTTCAAGCTGTACATGGGCGGTTCTCCGGGCACCGGCTTTCAGGGGATGTCCTGGATTCATATGGCCGATCAGGTTGGGGCCATCCGTTTTCTCATGGAGAATCCCGAAACCAGCGGTCCGTACAATCTGACTGCCCCCGGTCCGGTCAGCGCAGAGAAATTCGCCCATACGCTCGGCACCATTCTGGAGCGTCCTTACAAGGCCCCGGTGCCGCCCTTTGCCCTCCGTCTTCTGTTCGGTGAAATGGCAGATGAGATTCTGCTTTCCGGCCAGTTCGCGTTGCCTGAACGCCTGATCAAGGCGGGGTACGTGTTCCGGTTCCCGGAGCTGGCAGACGCGCTTCTGGATATTCTCAAATAG
- a CDS encoding peroxiredoxin produces MSNEYDNTELLTSFAKVGQVVPEFTMESFDPTEGGFCEVDLGELRKQGKSVILFFYPADFTFVCPTELADLATKHAELIELGAEVISVSTDTKFTHLAWKNDERLLADVKFKMASDSTGEVSRYFDVWDDATGLALRGTFVINPDGLLVSSEVNFYNVGRNADELVRKVEANSYLKDHPEEACPAKWTPGEKTLTPSEKLVGNVYEALND; encoded by the coding sequence ATGAGTAACGAATACGATAATACTGAACTACTGACATCATTTGCCAAAGTGGGCCAGGTTGTGCCCGAGTTCACCATGGAGTCTTTTGACCCCACCGAGGGCGGATTCTGCGAAGTGGACCTCGGCGAACTGCGCAAGCAGGGTAAATCCGTCATCCTGTTTTTCTATCCGGCTGATTTCACCTTTGTCTGCCCCACCGAGCTGGCTGACCTGGCAACCAAACATGCGGAACTGATCGAGCTGGGCGCTGAAGTCATCTCCGTGTCCACGGACACCAAATTCACGCACCTGGCCTGGAAAAACGACGAACGTCTGCTGGCCGATGTCAAATTCAAGATGGCTTCCGACTCCACCGGCGAAGTCTCCCGCTATTTTGATGTCTGGGATGACGCCACAGGTCTGGCCCTGCGCGGCACCTTTGTCATCAACCCCGACGGCTTGCTGGTCTCTTCCGAGGTCAACTTCTACAATGTGGGACGCAACGCCGACGAGCTGGTCCGCAAGGTGGAAGCCAACTCCTACCTCAAGGATCACCCCGAAGAAGCCTGCCCCGCCAAGTGGACACCGGGTGAAAAAACCCTGACCCCCAGTGAAAAGCTGGTCGGCAATGTGTACGAAGCTTTGAACGACTAA
- a CDS encoding insulinase family protein, producing the protein MSHGFTKVNVIEIPEMATSAIVYRHDKTGARVLSMVNDDENKVFGISFRTPPEDSTGVAHILEHSVLCGSEKYPIKEPFVELLKGSLQTFLNALTFPDKTCYPVASANVQDFYNLVDVYLDAVFYPRLTENTLKQEGWHLELESRDKPLTYKGVVFNEMKGAYSSPDSLLYEHSQQSLFPDVTYGIDSGGDPAVIPDLTFEQFMAFHRDHYHPSNGYAFFYGDDDPDKRLEILDEVFSKFEPIDVTPTRIPLQERFTEARSVRAGYPASDRLAKGMFTVNWLLAETADANLNLALHVLEHILIGLPSSPLKKALMDSGLGDDLAGVGLEADMRQMFFSVGLKGIHPSNAIKAEHVIFQTIKDLVDNGIDARDIEAAINSVEFSLRENNTGSYPRGLSLMFQALSTWLYDDETEGDPLLLLPFEAPLNNIKAWVANGDRIFEELLARLLLHNPHRTTVLLEPDHKLAKKNAKAEAERLQQVKDAMSEAELDQVIADAEELNRLQAEPDSIEALATVPRLSQSDLPTENRIIPTEKHEVAGRELLLHDLPTNGIGYFDFGFDLAGVPDELLPYAGIFGRALLESGTAKRDYVDLSQRIARTSGGIWTQPFASPVRDSANAASRLFVRTKATVDNIPATLEILAEVLTEAKLDNKERLTRIVSEARARAEQRLVPSGHMIVATRLRARTHQAHAMEEAMSGLTNLNFLRSLEQRIEDDFRSVAKDLEKLRSLLLGRNTVIINATMDQASYTGIESEVAALVTALPDVNAPAATRVMPDLPGREGLAIPAQVNYVGKGCNVAEHGFTFSGAAQVVNKLIRTGYLWEKVRVQGGAYGAFCIMDRLAGALAFVSYRDPNVADTITAFDGVADYLENVQLSNDELEKSVIGAIGEIDAYQLPDAKGFTALVRHLTNQDDAYLQTIRDQVLAVTEKDFRDFAEAVRINAEQGDICVLGDSLAMENAGLDLDLRQVL; encoded by the coding sequence ATGAGCCACGGCTTTACCAAAGTGAATGTGATTGAAATTCCCGAAATGGCCACAAGTGCCATTGTCTACCGGCACGACAAGACCGGGGCGCGGGTGCTGTCCATGGTCAATGACGACGAGAACAAGGTGTTCGGCATCTCGTTCCGTACCCCGCCCGAGGATTCCACGGGCGTGGCCCATATTCTGGAACATTCCGTGCTTTGCGGGTCCGAAAAATATCCCATTAAGGAGCCGTTCGTCGAACTCCTCAAAGGGTCGCTTCAGACCTTTCTCAACGCCCTGACCTTCCCGGACAAGACCTGCTATCCTGTGGCCTCGGCAAACGTGCAGGACTTCTACAATCTGGTGGACGTGTATCTGGACGCGGTGTTCTACCCCCGCCTGACCGAGAATACCCTCAAACAGGAAGGGTGGCACCTGGAGCTGGAATCCAGGGACAAGCCGCTGACCTACAAGGGCGTGGTCTTCAACGAGATGAAAGGGGCGTACTCGTCGCCTGATTCCCTGCTCTACGAACACTCCCAGCAGTCACTGTTCCCGGATGTGACCTACGGCATCGACTCCGGTGGTGATCCGGCGGTCATTCCTGATCTGACCTTTGAGCAGTTCATGGCCTTTCACCGGGACCATTACCACCCGTCTAATGGCTATGCCTTTTTCTACGGGGACGACGACCCGGACAAGCGTCTGGAAATTCTGGACGAAGTGTTCTCCAAATTCGAGCCCATTGACGTGACCCCGACCCGCATCCCCTTGCAGGAGCGATTCACCGAAGCCCGCTCCGTGCGTGCCGGTTACCCGGCCTCCGATCGGTTGGCCAAGGGCATGTTCACGGTCAACTGGCTGCTGGCCGAGACTGCGGACGCCAACCTGAATCTCGCGCTGCATGTGCTGGAGCATATCCTCATCGGTCTGCCTTCCTCGCCGCTCAAGAAAGCGCTCATGGATTCGGGCCTCGGCGACGACCTTGCCGGTGTGGGCCTCGAGGCTGACATGCGGCAGATGTTCTTTTCCGTGGGCCTCAAGGGCATTCATCCGTCCAATGCCATCAAGGCGGAGCACGTCATTTTCCAGACCATCAAGGATCTGGTGGACAACGGTATCGACGCCCGCGACATCGAGGCGGCCATCAACTCCGTGGAGTTCTCTCTGCGCGAGAACAACACCGGCTCCTATCCGCGCGGCCTGTCCCTTATGTTCCAGGCGCTCTCCACCTGGCTTTACGACGACGAGACCGAGGGCGATCCGTTGCTGCTGCTGCCCTTTGAAGCGCCGCTCAACAATATCAAGGCATGGGTCGCCAACGGCGACAGAATTTTCGAAGAACTGCTGGCCCGGTTGCTCCTGCACAATCCCCATCGCACCACTGTGCTGCTGGAGCCGGATCACAAGCTGGCCAAGAAGAACGCCAAAGCCGAAGCGGAGCGTTTGCAGCAGGTCAAGGACGCCATGTCTGAAGCCGAGCTTGATCAGGTCATTGCCGATGCCGAAGAATTGAATCGGCTTCAGGCCGAACCGGATTCGATCGAGGCACTGGCCACGGTGCCTCGGCTCTCCCAGTCAGATCTGCCAACTGAAAATCGGATCATCCCCACTGAAAAGCATGAGGTCGCCGGTCGAGAGCTGTTGCTGCACGACCTGCCCACCAACGGCATCGGATATTTCGATTTCGGGTTTGATCTCGCCGGTGTACCTGACGAGCTGTTGCCCTATGCCGGAATTTTCGGGCGGGCACTGCTCGAATCCGGCACGGCCAAGCGGGATTACGTGGATCTGTCCCAGCGCATCGCACGGACCTCAGGCGGCATCTGGACACAGCCGTTTGCTTCGCCTGTGCGCGATTCGGCAAACGCGGCATCCCGTCTGTTCGTGCGGACCAAGGCCACGGTGGACAATATCCCCGCCACCCTGGAAATCCTGGCCGAGGTGCTGACCGAGGCCAAGCTGGACAACAAGGAGCGGTTGACCCGTATCGTGTCCGAAGCGCGTGCCCGGGCAGAGCAGCGGCTGGTGCCGTCCGGTCACATGATCGTGGCCACCCGCCTGCGCGCTCGGACCCATCAGGCCCACGCCATGGAAGAAGCCATGTCCGGTCTGACCAACCTCAATTTCCTGCGCAGTCTGGAGCAGCGCATCGAGGACGACTTCCGTTCCGTTGCCAAGGATCTGGAGAAGCTGCGCTCGCTTCTGCTCGGCAGGAACACCGTGATCATAAACGCCACCATGGATCAGGCGTCGTATACCGGCATTGAGTCCGAGGTGGCCGCGCTTGTTACTGCGCTCCCGGATGTGAATGCCCCCGCCGCCACCCGCGTCATGCCCGATCTGCCCGGCCGTGAAGGCCTCGCCATTCCGGCTCAGGTCAACTATGTGGGCAAGGGCTGCAATGTGGCCGAGCACGGCTTCACATTCAGCGGTGCGGCACAGGTGGTGAACAAGCTCATCCGTACCGGCTATCTCTGGGAAAAGGTTCGCGTACAGGGCGGTGCCTACGGCGCGTTCTGCATCATGGACCGTCTGGCCGGGGCGTTGGCCTTTGTTTCCTATCGCGACCCCAATGTGGCTGACACGATCACCGCTTTTGACGGCGTTGCCGACTATCTGGAGAACGTGCAGTTGTCCAACGACGAACTGGAAAAATCCGTCATCGGCGCCATCGGTGAAATTGACGCCTACCAGTTGCCGGATGCCAAGGGATTCACCGCCCTTGTTCGCCATCTGACCAACCAGGATGACGCGTATCTTCAGACCATCCGTGATCAGGTGTTGGCGGTGACGGAAAAGGATTTCCGCGACTTTGCCGAAGCGGTCCGCATCAACGCCGAACAGGGCGATATCTGCGTGCTCGGCGACTCGCTGGCCATGGAAAATGCCGGGCTGGATCTGGATTTGAGACAGGTGCTGTAG
- a CDS encoding class I SAM-dependent methyltransferase, producing the protein MMPWEPERYEAWFDTPEGRFALDQEIRLLQNVLAGWPRRKRKMLEIGCGTGLFLEQMYQMGLDVTGIDSSSKMIMAARKRFGNRADLHIGNGENMGYSDNEFDYACIWSVLEFSKDPEAMLVEAARVAEKGLLIGFLNKHSLYYTMDIRKAESTLSKGNWFTWCEMKDLIKRATGFHPTMARSVLPGPMKTWKSTGIASMLNSKIFPPSVGAFVAVRVDFINMKPMNPLFAWKTEPGLG; encoded by the coding sequence ATGATGCCCTGGGAACCGGAACGATATGAAGCATGGTTTGATACCCCTGAAGGACGCTTTGCGCTTGATCAGGAGATTCGCCTGTTGCAGAACGTGCTGGCCGGATGGCCGCGCCGCAAACGCAAGATGCTTGAGATCGGCTGTGGAACCGGACTGTTTCTGGAGCAGATGTATCAGATGGGACTGGATGTCACGGGCATCGACAGTTCCTCAAAAATGATCATGGCGGCCCGCAAACGGTTCGGCAATCGCGCGGACCTGCACATCGGCAACGGCGAAAACATGGGGTATTCGGACAACGAATTCGACTACGCCTGTATCTGGAGTGTGCTGGAATTCTCGAAAGATCCCGAAGCCATGCTTGTCGAGGCCGCGAGGGTGGCCGAAAAAGGGTTGCTCATAGGCTTCCTGAACAAGCACTCACTCTACTACACCATGGACATACGCAAGGCCGAGTCCACGTTGAGCAAGGGGAACTGGTTCACCTGGTGCGAAATGAAAGACCTCATCAAACGTGCCACGGGCTTTCACCCCACCATGGCCCGCTCTGTCCTGCCCGGCCCCATGAAGACCTGGAAATCCACCGGCATTGCCAGCATGCTCAACTCCAAAATATTCCCCCCGTCAGTGGGGGCATTCGTGGCCGTACGTGTGGACTTCATCAACATGAAGCCCATGAACCCCCTCTTTGCCTGGAAAACCGAGCCGGGCCTGGGCTAA